From Acinetobacter suaedae, one genomic window encodes:
- a CDS encoding NTP transferase domain-containing protein, whose product MNTDFPATDLVILAGGQARRMNGMNKLLQQFDDQIQLSKICQRFKSEVQQIWVNSHRDSSIYKSIEPTVECFSDDQNGFLGPLMGMKSAWSRVQAEYALFIPCDVTYIPNQVLAKLHRALEKNPQASVAYVNINGDALYPFCLLKRASLSILEHQLAANKLSLREAFRQLHAQHVVFQKQSLFCHSINSLDELQQYKQMKAFKQMFVSN is encoded by the coding sequence ATGAATACAGATTTTCCCGCTACAGATCTCGTGATCTTGGCGGGAGGACAGGCACGACGAATGAATGGGATGAACAAACTATTGCAACAGTTTGATGATCAGATTCAATTGTCAAAAATTTGTCAACGCTTTAAATCGGAAGTTCAGCAGATATGGGTCAATAGTCATCGTGATAGCTCGATCTATAAAAGCATAGAGCCGACTGTTGAATGTTTTTCTGATGATCAAAACGGCTTTTTAGGGCCGTTGATGGGAATGAAAAGTGCATGGTCGCGTGTACAAGCAGAATATGCATTATTTATTCCTTGTGATGTGACTTATATCCCAAATCAAGTGCTTGCAAAGCTGCATCGTGCCTTAGAGAAAAATCCGCAAGCATCAGTGGCGTATGTAAATATCAATGGCGATGCCTTGTACCCTTTTTGCTTGTTAAAAAGAGCCAGTTTGTCGATATTAGAACACCAGCTCGCTGCAAATAAATTAAGTTTAAGAGAGGCTTTTAGACAACTACACGCTCAACACGTTGTCTTTCAAAAGCAAAGCCTGTTTTGTCATAGCATCAATTCATTGGATGAGCTGCAGCAATACAAGCAGATGAAAGCTTTTAAACAGATGTTTGTTTCAAACTGA